The DNA window TCAAGACTGGGCATAAATAGTGATGATTTCTTCTGGTTTGAGTGATACAGAGCAGAaagtttgatatttttaaaacattaggAATCTCTGTCTGGAAAATCTGACCATTTGGAACTACTAGTATTGGTAACCAATACTCTGCTATCTCTTATCACCAGGGCTGGACAGTGACCACTTACACTGTGGTGATCAGCCTTTACTGGTCTATAAAGATCAGTAACACTGGATCCTCACAGTGTCCAAGGGGAAAATGAGACTCCTTGACCCTGACTGGAACTCTGTCAAGAGTAAgaattattatctttttaaaataatacttcATGAACCCATAGGCCATGGAAGACTAAGGGTCCATAGGTTGAAAATCATTGCTTTGAGAAATTATACTTGCTTCATTCCTGTATTAACTGGTAATATATGCCTGAATAAAACTCACCAGTTCTGCTATTTATATGGCATTTCATATTCCTAACTTCATCTGTGTAACATAAATTTCCTGGGAATATCTATCTAAATTGTCATCTGCTGCCTGCTGTTTCTATAATGTAGCTTCTGTATGTATAACACAAGCAACTCTTGCAATATCTTATTTGTTGTCCTCTATCTGCTGACATGTTGCTTCAATTAGTACACAATAATGTAATTATTACATACTATTGTAATCAAATAAGGAGATATCTAACAAAAACTTCAAAATGGCTCAGATCTTTATTAATTTCTGCACTAAGTCAGTGCATATCACTGACCACACTGTACCTGGAATTCTTGTGGGACACCACCTGAATTGTGCTCTTCCTGTGCTAAGCAGGCTTTTAACAAAACTTGCCTCTTTTATTCTAGTACAAGGTAAAACCAACAGATTAGGGGGGGTTGGTGTGGGattttttgtaacttttttgAGCATAAGACTGCAAATGTAGAAAGAGCTTTACAGGAAGGATGCTGTAGCATATTTAAATTTACAGCTAAGAGTATTTTTATCATGGCCTCTCAGTAAGTCAAAGTACCTTTCTATTGGAATTATAATACTAAATGTAGTATCATGTCACTGACATTGATACATGTTTAAAGAAATATGGTCTTCTACTCACATAGGCGGTAAGAATACAGTGACTCTCTTGAGGAGATAccttttacttattttaataaatagaTTAAATTGTATGAAACTTGCTACAGCCAATGGTTGCATAAAACTTCCCTATTTTGATATCTAGTTCCTTTATGTCTGAATGTCTAGACTCTTTATGTTTCAGCTTTTATCTGTGTTAAGTAGGTATTCTGTGGCTTACATGTAGGGAGAAGAAATCTATAGAAGTTAAGTCAAGAAAAAGTTTTGGTGCATAAATAAGCCTGTAGAACATAAAGTGAAAGTTCTTGacatggaaaaaatgaaagcataCAGAGACTTTCTTGGCTGGTCACCACGTTCAATTGAGCAGAGTTGTTATACTTTGCTGACAATACTAATAACTTAAACCATCAATCTATAGGCACAGCTATTCTTAGCAGAACACAGTGGAAACAAACTGCTTTGCTTATGGTATTCACAGCACTGAAGCATGCCCTTAGCAAAGTGGTACAAATGTCAATatgctgctgagctcctcaaAACCTCTAACAAGTTATTTGAAGAACAGACAAACCTTCTGGAAGTCTGAAAATATAGATCAAATTCTAATACAACCGCTTTCCCCAGATCTGCGTTTGTGAAAAATCTGTTCCCCCTCAAACTATGATAATGACTTTGAGTCAGACCTGTTAGATGGGACTGTGCCTGTGACCTGTGCAAGGACCCTTAAAGTAAAAATACACACATGAAATCTACCTGGAGCTTCAAGAACAGATCCCAGACCTCAAGGACTCAGGTGCTAACCTTGAGTTGTTACCACTCATTTCAGCTCACCTTTGTGACTTTTGCTATTATGATAATAAACTCTCTCTGCTGGAAGCAAGTGTATATTTTGAATCAACATAAAAATCCAAAGGATAACTGCAGATATTTAATGTAGTATTTATTAGATGGGGAAGAAAATGTACAAAATAAAGCTTTTGGTAATATCCTCAAGAAATTAAGTTACAAGTCAGGAATTGGCACAGTATGCTCTCAGCCAGTTAAATGCTGCATATTATTTTAGCAAACAGTTCTGCTGGCAGTTGTTAACCTCAGGCAATAGAAATACATGTTAGCAGAGGAGTAAAGAGCAACTAGGGAATATGTTTATTCGCTCCCATAAGAGCTCTTCTGAACTGATACGGAGAGTTATTATTTCAGAATTAATTATAAAGCAGGCTCATTGTAAGTGGCATCTTTGCtggttgattttatttttgtttttatttttgaaaatcacATTAACAGCATACAACTATTAGCTGgtttataaataaaatgcaaaatttgttGTACTATTAGTAGAAAATTATGCTTGATTCCACAATTTTCAGAGAATAAAGGACCTTTTCCAGCTCTTCtctttgggaaaatatttttaaaattcagtaacTGACATATGGTGTAAAATATTCAGttcaaaggaagaaacaaagccagacagaaaacacagactggtttatatttttatgagTATAAGCAGTGTTCCTCCAGTATGGTAAGGATTTCATTCCAACATGTCCTTCAATGTGGCACTAGTATTTTATAATGACTTGCTGCGAGCCCTTTGTGATCTTGACTGTCTCTCTGTCCATTGCTCTTTCAAAGATATGCTCCCTGATACTGCACCTGTCAGAGTGGTTTTCTGTCCCCAGAAATAATTTGCTTCTCCTGTCAggcccagcacagagcctttCCCAAAGAGCCTCTCCTGGGTGGTCATCTGGAAGCATCACCTGGGTGCAGAACAGgcaggctgctggctctgtgttgCTTCACTTCTCCTCAGCACTGCCCACTGCCCTGAAGGCAGCATTAAATGTTATTCCTGGACTGCACAGCACTATAACTAGATGTGCAGACATGACATTTTGATTGCTAAATTCCAGGCCTATTGATGTTTGTGACAAGGCTCAGAGAAAGCCTCAGCAGAAAAAAGGATAAAGATGCAGAGGAGGCAATCAGCTGAGGACAGTCAGAGATAAGGATCCAAGTCTCCAGAACCCAAGAAACACAGGGAGGTGTTGCAGCACACCTGAAATGCAGCATTGAGAAGACTCTCTCATGCAGCATTTGAAAAACAGTCAAAAGCCAGAGCCAAGGTGCTAAAAACAGGCATGTCTAAACCACGGAGAAATTAGATTTCAAGAGTTCTGAACTGTGGGCCTTTCTATAGTcagaaaacagaacacaaaGTGAAAGCAGCTGAgtaagaaacaggaaaaaaagcagaagaatatTCCCAGGATTTAAAAGATCTGGAGTGATCaatgagaaaagaggaaaatttacTTAGTATAATTAATACTACAGGCATTTTTCTGCATAACGTTTTTTCTGCAACTTTTCTCTGCATAACTACAGTGTAAAAAGCATGgctgcagtttttccttgctgtaTATGGTACTTAGAGATAAATCATTTATGGCTCGTGGCTACACTTCAGTGAAACTGATGACATGAAAGTCTGTAGACTTGGGATGAGGCagtatttataataaaaaagatCCACCGAGTGAAAGGAATACTAAAATAGTTTCCATTATAATAATGTATCTTCTGATGCTTTTTCATGTTACTATGCTTTAGGAATGTGTGTGATTATCATTAGGTATAAGAATCATGAATCATTCAGACTCCCAAGGATGCCCTTGAAGATGAGTCTCAAATGCAGACACTTGAGAGTTCCTAGATtacctgctggagctggagagaCTGATTCAAGGTCTTACACTGATAAATTATCAGTTTTCCTGAAATGGCAGAGGTCAGTTGGAGTTACTCTGGTACAAACTGAGGGTAGTCCAATGTACTGTGCTTAACCACCACCTGGTTTTAAAAGCAGATGAGGAAATGCTtgggtttggttgtttgttttgggtttttgtgtgttttttttttgttgttgttattggtTGCTTGgggcttgtttttgtttttaaatagatGTGTCACTTAGCtgttcatttatttaatttagtaTCTGTAGAAGTTCACATTCTCACCAGAATTATCATCACCTAAAACTATTGCATTTAGAATAGATATCAAGAAAGACTTGGTCGTCCACAAGTAGGAGTAGCATCCAAAGAAGAGATATTCCTATTTGTAGGGATGAGTAGAAATTTCATATCAGAGATACACACTGTTCTTTGAAGGGAGAAATAGAACACAGAGCCTTTCAGTTAACAGATACCTGTTGTATGGTGTCACTGCGAATCTCTcagacttcaaaaaattaaaaattactttgaaatatCAGAGTGAGTTTTCAATTACTCTAAACAGATGGCTTAAGGGGAAAGATGCAAATTTTACTGCTGACATTAAAGTAAAAAAGTTAACTGATCTGACTCTGGAAAGGAGTAAACaaaattttctcttcatttaaTTGTGAAATATAAGCTAAACATTCTTCTTAAATTACTATCAAAATGCGATAGGAGCAAATAAAAAACTGTTTTGGTCGTGCATATTTCTGTGAGTGCCACAGTACCGAGAGTGTGAAAAATGGAGCCTTAGAAAAATCAGTGATCAATCTTTCTTCCCCCATCCTTTACTGGTGTTATTCCTTCAGTGTTACCATAGAAGTCAATGGAAATTTAGCTATAGATTTCAAATGGAATACATTGAGCTCTCCGTGTTATAACAAAGAAAGAGATGTTGAAATTTCAGAAGTTACTTTTGCCTTCCAAAATACTCTATTTACCTGGCCTTGTGTCTAAGCCTACTATATAGGAAAAACTCCTATTTAAACCAGCTATTTATTGGTTACAGTGAAGTCTTTTAAAAGATATCTCACAATAatgtatttttccctttttttaataagggaaaaatattatatataacatatatattattacatataacatatataaacatgtatatgtatatataatttttttctattctcttgagagagagaaaaacttCAAACATTACAACTATATTGACTCCATTGTGCTTACTTTTGCTAGTTAATTTCTTGTCCAAATCTCACTGAAGACAATGGTTTTACAGAAACTGTGAGTTTCTTAAGGAAGACGACTTGGAATATACAAAGATAAGCTTCTAAGAATAGGTTTCCCACTCCAAGAGGCGGTAGCTGTTTAACGCAGTTCCCGTGGGTCGGGATGGCGGGTCTGTGTGGTATATTGCACATTGAATATTGACATTCCCAGCGCGCGCCCGAACGCCGCTGCCCCGCCCCCAGCGCTCGGCGCTGCGGAGCCATTGCCAGGGAGGTTCCTGCCATCTAGCGGCACCCGGACAGACGGACACACGGCGACACCGGCACCGGACAGACTCACagacagccaggctggagaagaCCTCTGAGACCATCGAGTCCCACCTGGGGCCAAACACCACCCTGTCCACTACGACACAGCACCAAGGGGCACGTCCTGTCTTTCCTTTAAAAGGATGGGaactccaccacctctctgggcagcccattcccattccagttcttgaagaatttcttcctaatgcgcagcctgaaccttccctggtgcagcttAGGACTATGGCCCCTTGTCCTGGTGCTACtggcctgggagaagaggccgaTTCTCggctacaccctcctttcagggagttgtagagagtggtcaggtcacccctgagcctcctcttctccaggcttgATTCCAGGGCTGGCAAGCAGCTCCGGGACATAACCAGTCATCAACCAAAACCATAACGTGTTCACTTCCAGCAGCAGTCCTCTTGCAAATCTCTTTCCTCTTCGATGTATTGCAAAATATTGCCTCTAATTTTTCTTAGCTGATCCAATTTATCTTTAGCTGATCCTtatcttccttccctctctaCTCCACTCTTGTGAAaacccacctggagtgctgcacccagctctggggtgctcAGCACACGAAGGACCTGTTGGAGTACATCGACCTGTTGCAGCAGGTGCAGAGAAGGACCACGAACATGATCAGAGGGACGGAGCTCCCCTCCTACAAGGAAAGCCTGAGAGGGTCACGGCTTTTCATTCTGGAGGAAATAAGTCTCTGGGGGAGACCTTGCTGTTCCCTTCCAGCACcaaagggagcctacaagaaaacTGAAGAGGGAatttttacaagagcatgtcAAGAGAGGACAAGGGGAACGGCTTCAAATCGGCAGAGAGTAAGTTTAGATTAGGTTATTAGGAATAAATGATTTGCTCTGAGGATGGTGAAGCActgtgtgaaaaacgccaatcacttgtttttagaattttaaaagtttaatagtaataaaatggttataaaaatagtaacataattagagtaataaaaatctGGACAATTAGGATTTAGGACAATACAAGACActaaaaaacaaagagttacggacagtacgggtacctctttctgggcagcataagctcaaaaaaggacacacgttaacagaggattaacccttaaaagcctgttgcatattcatacatctcatatgTGATGCATAACtcccattcaaacacaggattctgtctggtcagtgtcaacttcttcctcttaatcctgacGGTGTCTTCAGGGCTAAGCAAGGCAggaagttaatttcttctgataagagagcaataaattctttgtCTCTGAAAGTTTttggtgtcctgtggctgctatctcagtgcaagtcctctctttaaaaaaagtatcttacacagcatagtttctattttaccattattttataacctaaaactatatttaacacactacttaagtCAATTAAtgcagcataactttctaacataacacatataatatgaattttaatatttgcaaaaggccaatcataaaatacacatttttcacacactGTAACagtttttccagagaaaattgCGGATGCTTCATCCTTGGAGGTGTTCAAGGGCAGGTTGGAGGGaactttgagcaacctggtctagtgaaaggtgccCCTGCACAGGGAGGGCGATTGGAGctacatttagaaaaaaattaagctcCCTTCCAGACCAAACCAGTCTATGATTCTCTGTCACAGGAAGGAGCCCGGCCCCGAGCGCCTCGGGTTATCAAACGCGGCTCGTGGGGCCGGCAGCGGTGAAGGGAGCGCGCCCGTGGGCCTTCCGCCCCCACGGCCGTGCACGGACTACAGTTCCCAGCTGCCCTCGGAGCGAGCCGGCGCGGCCGCCGCAGCCGAGCGCCCCTGCGCgggggctgctgggagctgtagTAGGGGGCGGGGAGAAGATGGCGTCCAAGGTGAGCCTGGTGCTGCGGCCGGTGAAGAGTATCGTGGTGCGGTTCTGCCCCTTTGAGCCCAACGTGGAGAGCACCAGGTGAGGGGGCTGCGGGGGCTGCCCTTGCCCGCTCTGTCTGGGCTCCCTCTCTGCAGACGCCCCGGCGCCCTCCGTGCGCTCTTCCTGCGGCCTTCCGGGCCGCGCGTCTCCCGGCGGGCTCTGGCGCTGGGCTATGGCACCCGGGGccatcctgtgctgctgtcccgAGGGTCCGTGCCAAGCCGTGCACCCCTTTCACAGCTGTGTGCCCTGAGCTTCAGCAAAGCGCTCAGCCCCGCAGTGTGCCCCGAGCTCCGGCAGAGCGCTCAGCCCCGCAATGTGTGTGCCCTGAGCTCCGGCAGAGCGCCCAGCCCCGCAGTGTGTGTGCCCCGCAGTGTGCCCCGAGCTCCGGCAGAGCGCTCAGCCCCGCAGTGTGTGTGCCCCGCAGTGTGTGTGCCCTGAGCTCCGGCAGAGCGCCCAGCCCCGCAGTGTGTGTGCCCCGCAGTGTGTGTGCCCTGAGCTCCGGCAGAGCGCCCAGCCCCGCAGTGTGTGTGCCCCGCAGTGTGCCCCGAGCTCCGGCAGAGCGCCCAGCCCCGCAATGTGTGTGCCCCGAGCTCCGGCAGAGTGCCCAGCCCCGCAGTGTGTGTGCCCCGCAGTGTGCCCTGAGCTCCGGCAGAGCGCCCAGCCCCGCAGTGTGTGTGCCCCGAGCTCCGGCAGAGTGCCCAGCCCCGCAGTGTGTGTGCCCCGCAGTGTGTGTGCCCCGAGCTCCGGCAGAGCGCCCAGCCCCGCAGTGTGTGTGCCCCGCAGTGTGCCCCGAGCTCCGGCAGAGCGCCCAGCCCCGCAGTGTGTGTGCCCCGAGCTCCGGCAGAGCGCCCAGCCCCGCAGTGTGTGTGCCCCGCAGTGTGCCCCGAGCTCCGGCAGAGCGCCCAGCCCCGCAGAGTGCTGAGCCCCGCCGCGGCTGATCTGTAGCGAGGGCACAAATCCACTCCATGTGCTGGTGACGGGCAGGCGGggcaacagcagctcctctATCCCGGTAATTAATCGCTGGAGACATTTAAGAGATTGTGCCTCTCTGGCGATGTTCTGGACAGCAAACAATTCCAAACAATTCCAAAATGCCGTTTTGCAATGACTTTACAGGCGCACCtacttttaaaatgaatttagTAACACAGCTTAACTTAGAATATCTTTAAACTGCCAGAGTAGCAGCTTAAAGTAGCTGTCACGCATTTCAGAAATCAACAGGAGACCAAAGATGTCATATAAATAAATGCTGTCTCAAACCCAAACAAGAAAACATTGGCAAGCAAatgatgcagaaagaaaaatgaaaatgcctttgctgttaattttttttattgttgttacTAATCTAGCtaagagaaacacagaaagtATATACACTGAAGTTTTATGAAGTTCTTTGGTGTGCTTTTTAACGTGTTAGTATATAAGGAATATATACTGAATTTGGATTTTTGGAGTTTAAGAGTGATTCTCTTATAAGAAGTACCTGTCTGAAGTTAAGTCCAAATCCTATTTTGTTTATATGTTGTTGCCCAGCAATATTGAGATGTGCAGATTAATTTTAGAAGTATGTTTACTTTAATTTCTGTCTACAACAtacttaatatatttttaatatattttcagaaaatttctcCAAAGAATTTAccataaaaaaatccaagctaCTAATACAAACTGTGAAGTGACTGCTGATGTGAGACATGATGGATCTGAACCAGTTGTAGATGTTACATTCGGTAAGGagcttgtttttaaagaaacaaaacccccGGGTTTGTGTTGTTACAATGTtattgtattcttttttttaattgctttttttttttttgctctggtCCATAACTAGATGTTGAACAGCTCAGAGGAAACAAGAAAGAGGGTGTCACTAACAGCCTGATATGTCTCTACTGTTGTTAGCTCTAATGGATCTTAGATCCAACAGCTCACAACACTGGAGCTGAGTGTACTTCTCTAGTGATGTACTTATAACCTTGCAGTCAGGCACAATTCCAGGAAGGTAAATTTAGCTCTGTTTTTATATAATAATCTGTTTActttccataattttttttattacctgTGGTGGAGGCATCTCAGTCTTGAGAAGAGAAGGTTGAATACCTTTAGTTGCTTATGCAACTGAGTAGCTGTAATCCgaaggagctgctcagctgggtGAGGCTCTGCATGTGCAGATGGACCTGCAGAATGAGGTCAACTATGTACAACaaatttctgtctttccttCGAGGGTatagggagcaggcagggaattGGTGGTGGAGATTTCATCAGTTCTGGAAGCGTCCCAGATTCCAGGCTGTGAACAGATGGCTCTAATCTgcttttgtccttttctctgGCTGCATCttctttcctgctgtgctgtaaTGGACCAATATGTCATGTAGCCCATTAAAGTTTTCATTAATATTGATTTCTGCTACCCTCTTATGTTTAAACTTCCATATTTTTAGTGAATTGGTGGAAATATCAAAAGTGTTGAATGGTCTTTGTTTTGCTTAGGAAAGAAACTATTGCAGTGTTAACCTTGCTCGTCTGTCTCTCCCCTATGCCTCTGTCTTTCTCATCCTTGTGATGTATTAAGACTAAAGTAGTAAAGCTCTATGTTTTTTCACAGTGTAAACCCAAACCAGTTTATCTCATTAATGCCAAGACACCTCTAAACTCTTTATATTctaaaagctgatttttctcCAGTGAAGTGTTTGTAGCCCTTGTAGTTGGCAAAAATGAGGCTGGAATGTGGATGCCAGGCATGGTATTTCATTATATGGGTCTGGCtgttggttttttatttgcaaatcttgcaaaataattAACTTGAGTAATATTCACCTTCTACTGCTCCCTgcctgttttaaaataaattctttcagAATTCTAGAAATCCTCGTGCTTCctatttttttacattataaCCACAAGATTGTGTGAACCAATTTGTTATTTTGGCTGAAGAAGCATGTTAAATGGACCACTGACAACAGGCTACTAAAATGCTTAGCCATGTGTAGAAATTGTGCCTTCCAATGCCTTACTTGCCTTTTGTGAGGTGACTTTGGGGGCAGAGTATTCTTATCAAATGTGTTCTTACTGTAGGCATACCTAGACAAATGCTTGGGATTTTTCAATAATGCAATGCAGAAGTGACAATTAAATGCATATTGTGTGCATATTGTGTTTGGCAGTGGTGCACAGTCAGGTTCCTTGGTAGCTGGAGCACCTTCTAATCAGACAAGGTGAACTGTAGTTGGATTTATATGTATAAAACAACTGCACACCAAAGGATTTGTCACTTTGTGACTTCTCAAGGTTTTCTTCATTTGTAGCTGATGGAGATCGACTGATCATGAAGGGAGCCCACTTGACCACAGGGGAAATGTTAACAGCATTGGCTTCCAGATGTAATGCAAAAGACCTgaaggaagaacagaaaagcaAGAAGAAGAATCCCTGAAGAATGGAAAACCAGCTGTGTTTGCATTGACATGTGTTAGAAACAGCAGGCTGCACAGAAGGCTTTTTCCTATGCAACAAAATCTGAGAGATGGCCAAAAGACTTTAAATGTTCCCTGCCTTCCCTTGAAGGAGGACATACAGATCAACAGATCTTACAGCAGTGCGTCAGAGTGGCATAAGATGCAGGAATGCATCTTTCTAAGCAGCTGCATGTTGGACTAATATCACATGTATTTGCATTTCAATGTGAATAATGCACATCAGCTATTAAATTAATACTGCAATGAAGCCAGATCTCTTTGGACATTATTTCCTACAAAATTTCTATAAGGCAGAACATTTTTAGAGTGGTTGTTATTATTGTTTGAAGGCTATTTATTACATTTGAAGAGAACTTACTGACTTAGCTGAGGGACTGAAAATGTAGAGTGGTTTTTGTACTACTTTGTTTATAATACATTTGTTGCTAAGTCCCtaccattttcttcctctttttttgaaGGAAGTGGGAAATTTGCTAAATGTAAATTTAGCTCAGCTATTAAAGTAACAAGGTTATGGGTCTGTCAACACACAGTAGAGTTACTCATCCTGCATAAAAGTAACTAAGTTTAGCTCAAGTTAGTGTTTTTGGTAATTGGAGAAAAGGACTATCTTTGAAGTTCAGTTTTGTAGTGGTTTTGTAACTCTTGGGATATTTCATTAACTATTTTGGAAAGATCAAAGGCAGAGCTTTATTTGGTGTTTATAGTCCCATGTCCAACCCTATTATTTATTAAAGTAACTGCTTAGGTGTCCCATCTGTGTTGCAAACCCTCATCTGTGGGTTTGGAAGGGTCGATCTCTCCTCAGGCTGTGCAGGTGAAGGTGTCAGCTCCTCATGTGTTTCATGTGCATCAGTTTTGTTCATAATAAAAATGTAGTTCCAGTTTTGAGAATTGCAGGTGTGGTACTCTTGAGAGGCTTTACTTCTAACTTTTTATAATCAGATGCCTGATTTCTCTAAAACTAGTACACGTATTTCCAAAGTTGGCAGCAGATTTAGCACACAAATCTGAAACTAGTTTCACTTTACTTTTGCCAAGATTATTAAATGGACACAGTCCATTCTGAAAGCAAGGTGGTTCTAAATAGCACTGTCAAGGTAATTATTTGCAAGTTCTTCATTAGAATGTTGAAGTCAAGGTGATGTCTTGTGTTGGAGAAGGAGAGATGTGCTAAAGACATTGGGTGTTTCCCATGTGTTTGCAATAAACAGAAGAGTGTGAGATAAGATGATTCAATGAAATTGGGACATGGGAACAGGAAATGTGAACAAATTTGTCTGGGATAAATACCTTCTGTGCACTGGAACCCTTTATTAGGCCACCAGCTCTTCAGAGTGCTGAGCTGCTAAACCT is part of the Ammospiza nelsoni isolate bAmmNel1 chromosome 1, bAmmNel1.pri, whole genome shotgun sequence genome and encodes:
- the MRPL53 gene encoding large ribosomal subunit protein mL53, whose translation is MASKVSLVLRPVKSIVVRFCPFEPNVESTRKFLQRIYHKKIQATNTNCEVTADVRHDGSEPVVDVTFADGDRLIMKGAHLTTGEMLTALASRCNAKDLKEEQKSKKKNP